A part of Gemmatimonas groenlandica genomic DNA contains:
- a CDS encoding peptidylprolyl isomerase, translating to MASCWSTTRVLLAIGLATSAGCSAEPRASAQKSAPRVVPGPAATPMRSPDSYRVRFETSKGPFAIEVTRALAPHGADRFYELVTIGYYAGNRFFRMVPGFVVQFGIHGDPAVNAKWAQAAMADEPMRQSNTRGTVAFTTVDANSRTVQLFVNMADNSTKLDRQRVFAPIGVVVEGMDVLERLNVEYGEDPVQSRIMSRGNKYLDRWFPALDSIVSATVVPSP from the coding sequence ATGGCGAGCTGTTGGTCAACCACCCGGGTACTGCTGGCGATCGGCCTGGCCACATCGGCTGGCTGCTCGGCCGAGCCACGCGCATCGGCGCAGAAGTCCGCGCCGCGGGTGGTTCCGGGGCCGGCGGCCACGCCGATGCGCAGCCCCGACTCGTATCGCGTGCGCTTCGAGACCAGCAAGGGGCCATTCGCCATCGAGGTCACGCGCGCCCTCGCGCCGCACGGTGCCGATCGGTTCTATGAGCTGGTCACGATCGGCTACTATGCAGGCAACCGATTTTTTCGCATGGTGCCGGGGTTCGTGGTGCAGTTCGGCATTCACGGGGATCCGGCGGTGAACGCGAAGTGGGCGCAAGCGGCGATGGCCGATGAACCTATGCGCCAGAGCAACACGCGCGGCACGGTGGCCTTCACCACCGTCGACGCGAACAGCCGGACCGTGCAGCTGTTCGTCAACATGGCCGACAATTCGACCAAGCTCGATCGGCAGCGCGTCTTTGCGCCGATCGGTGTGGTGGTAGAAGGCATGGACGTGCTCGAACGGCTCAACGTCGAGTATGGTGAGGATCCCGTGCAGTCACGTATCATGTCGCGCGGCAACAAGTATCTCGACCGGTGGTTTCCCGCGCTCGACTCGATCGTGTCGGCCACGGTTGTTCCGTCTCCTTAA
- a CDS encoding RluA family pseudouridine synthase: protein MIRFTSPPDVSDLPARFPSPFDRAAVHPLARRAATETMDLLQLPAMAPWRLDQPGNGKMFGVLVVAAPDGTVGYLRGFSGMVAGTWTIDGWAPPAYDVAARDAVWIPGEAELYDLGADDDARTARSRELLPAIQKTYRFTNALGEVRALRDLFAPKEPPGGAGDCAAPKLLAHAYAQGLRPLALAEFWWGAPPRTGDRRGGSFYPACQGKCPPILAHMLRGLPADPPPLFGAAAIAESEPAVVYEDEHLVIVNKPCGLLSVPGRSGLLRDSVSTRLRARYPDATGQLVVHRLDLDTSGLLLAAKDTTTFSALQRLFSLREIAKRYVAWLDGHVQDDEGVIDFPMRMDVDDRPRQIHDPVHGKAAVTTWQVLARADGRTKVAFTPHTGRTHQLRVHASNPIGLDAPIVGDRLYGRAAPEYGERLMLHAESLAFTHPVSGVELRVTSPVPF from the coding sequence GTGATCCGGTTCACCTCGCCACCCGACGTCAGCGATCTTCCCGCGCGATTCCCGAGTCCCTTCGACCGGGCGGCGGTCCATCCGCTCGCACGCCGCGCGGCAACGGAGACCATGGACCTGCTCCAGTTGCCCGCAATGGCCCCTTGGCGGCTCGATCAGCCCGGCAACGGCAAAATGTTCGGGGTCCTGGTGGTCGCGGCTCCTGATGGCACGGTGGGCTATTTGCGCGGCTTCTCCGGTATGGTCGCCGGCACGTGGACTATCGACGGGTGGGCTCCGCCGGCGTACGATGTCGCCGCGCGTGATGCGGTCTGGATTCCCGGCGAGGCCGAACTGTACGACCTCGGTGCCGACGACGACGCACGCACCGCGCGCTCACGCGAACTGCTACCGGCCATTCAGAAGACGTACCGCTTCACGAATGCCTTGGGAGAGGTGCGTGCGCTGCGCGATCTGTTCGCGCCCAAGGAGCCACCGGGAGGGGCGGGGGATTGTGCGGCACCCAAGCTGCTGGCTCATGCCTATGCGCAGGGACTACGGCCGCTCGCGCTGGCCGAGTTCTGGTGGGGCGCACCGCCGCGCACCGGCGATCGTCGCGGCGGCTCGTTTTATCCGGCGTGTCAGGGGAAGTGTCCGCCGATCCTCGCGCATATGCTGCGCGGCCTGCCGGCCGATCCGCCGCCGCTGTTCGGTGCCGCCGCCATCGCCGAGAGCGAGCCCGCCGTGGTGTACGAGGACGAGCATCTCGTGATCGTGAACAAGCCGTGCGGACTGCTGTCGGTGCCGGGACGCAGCGGATTGCTGCGGGACTCGGTGTCCACGCGACTGCGCGCGCGCTATCCCGATGCCACGGGACAGTTGGTGGTGCATCGACTCGATCTCGATACGTCGGGTCTCCTGCTGGCTGCCAAGGACACCACCACCTTCTCGGCGTTGCAGCGACTGTTCTCGCTGCGCGAGATCGCGAAACGGTATGTCGCATGGCTCGACGGCCATGTGCAGGACGACGAGGGCGTGATCGATTTCCCGATGCGCATGGATGTCGACGACCGTCCGCGACAAATCCACGACCCAGTGCATGGCAAAGCGGCCGTGACCACGTGGCAGGTGCTTGCCCGCGCCGACGGGCGAACCAAGGTGGCGTTCACGCCGCACACCGGTCGAACGCATCAACTGCGCGTGCATGCGTCGAATCCGATCGGGCTCGACGCGCCGATCGTCGGGGATCGTCTCTACGGACGCGCGGCGCCGGAGTATGGCGAGCGGCTCATGTTGCACGCCGAATCACTCGCCTTCACCCATCCGGTATCGGGTGTTGAACTCCGTGTGACAAGCCCGGTACCGTTCTGA
- a CDS encoding M20/M25/M40 family metallo-hydrolase, producing the protein MVRSPLFAAFALAAIAAPVPVSLSAQAPEAIPAKYAEVANRIIAAAQADSAGAWNRIAELTDRFGHRLSGSKALEDAIIWTAAMMEKDGLANVKREKVMVPHWVRGAESLELVAPRRQLLPMLGLGGSIATPAAGITAEVMVVASFEELTQRAAEAKGKIVLYDAEWRDYGYNGSFRRLGAIAAAKVGAVASLARAAGPYSMRTPHTGSMSYDSTVKKIPHASVTSEDAMMMRRMINRGDKVRVTLKMSAKMLPDAQSHNVMGELRGREKPNEIVVMGGHIDSWDVGQGAMDDAGGVVIAWEAIRLLKKLGLTPRRTIRAVGWTNEENGMRGGNAYRDAHQNETHQLAIESDGGVFSPLGFGFSGSPGGRAIVTAIGSLLSPINAGKIEASGGGADIGPIMATGVPGMGLNVDGSRYFWFHHTDADTPDKLDRAEVQRCVAVMAVMAYIAADIEQSIPR; encoded by the coding sequence ATGGTTCGCTCTCCCTTGTTCGCGGCCTTCGCGCTGGCCGCGATCGCCGCACCGGTTCCGGTCTCGCTTTCCGCCCAGGCCCCCGAGGCGATTCCCGCCAAGTACGCCGAGGTCGCCAACCGCATTATCGCCGCCGCTCAGGCCGACTCGGCTGGGGCGTGGAACCGCATAGCCGAGCTTACCGATCGGTTCGGCCACCGTTTGTCGGGCTCCAAGGCGCTCGAAGACGCGATTATATGGACCGCCGCCATGATGGAGAAAGACGGCCTCGCCAACGTCAAGCGAGAGAAGGTCATGGTGCCGCACTGGGTGCGCGGCGCCGAGTCGCTAGAGCTGGTTGCGCCCCGTCGGCAGCTGCTGCCGATGCTCGGCCTCGGCGGCAGCATCGCGACGCCGGCCGCCGGGATCACCGCCGAAGTGATGGTGGTGGCCAGCTTCGAGGAACTCACGCAGCGCGCCGCCGAAGCCAAGGGCAAGATCGTGCTGTACGACGCCGAGTGGCGCGACTACGGCTACAACGGGTCGTTCCGTCGGCTCGGTGCCATCGCCGCCGCCAAGGTCGGTGCCGTCGCCTCGCTGGCGCGCGCGGCCGGTCCGTACAGCATGCGCACGCCGCACACCGGCAGCATGAGCTACGACTCGACCGTCAAGAAGATTCCGCACGCGAGCGTGACCTCGGAAGATGCGATGATGATGCGCCGCATGATCAATCGCGGCGACAAGGTACGTGTGACGCTCAAGATGAGCGCCAAGATGTTACCCGACGCGCAGAGCCACAACGTGATGGGTGAGCTGCGCGGACGCGAGAAGCCCAATGAGATCGTAGTGATGGGTGGTCACATCGATTCGTGGGATGTGGGACAGGGCGCCATGGATGACGCCGGCGGTGTCGTGATCGCCTGGGAAGCGATCCGCCTGCTCAAGAAGCTCGGCCTCACGCCGCGTCGCACCATTCGCGCGGTTGGCTGGACGAACGAGGAGAACGGCATGCGCGGCGGTAACGCCTACCGTGACGCGCACCAGAACGAGACGCACCAACTGGCCATCGAATCTGATGGCGGCGTGTTCTCGCCGCTCGGCTTCGGCTTCTCCGGGTCGCCAGGCGGACGGGCGATCGTGACCGCCATCGGTTCGTTGCTGAGCCCCATCAACGCCGGCAAGATCGAAGCGTCTGGCGGCGGTGCTGACATCGGTCCGATCATGGCCACCGGCGTGCCGGGCATGGGACTGAATGTGGACGGCTCACGCTATTTCTGGTTCCATCACACCGACGCCGACACCCCTGACAAGCTTGATCGCGCCGAAGTGCAGCGCTGCGTGGCGGTCATGGCGGTGATGGCCTACATCGCAGCGGATATCGAGCAGTCGATACCGCGCTGA
- a CDS encoding glycosyltransferase family 39 protein, with translation MTSRVNRGLRLGVSLALPLALVLSALFMPTAWYDTLPRTPDLPARPMRGTTLLRAILALQAVMTGILALRGWRWTPLPDTLRATGFAPRTDAYDVSESTARRWLLLITLVGLVLRVAGIGADLWTDELMTIDQTVPMSFGEIIGSYQSSNNHLLMSLLIKASVMVFGVHEWSIRMSTAAFGIASITALYRVARLAMSRRASLGASLLLAVSYHHVFFSQNARGYVAYVFFALLATRALIDALRDDHLSDWVQYGAATVLGMMALLNAAFVIAAQLLVVIVVAWQRWRQTGHIAPLVWRLVGVYTITGLCCIGVYAVALPDAYLYITSAYTLGQTGASATSNDLLQMFVRGVLEGFGPGVAAAAIPFLALATAGFVVLWRRQWAMTALLLLPGVLTALLLAWRGMTFSPRFFLLWLPLAVLTAVVTIDAIAARLWRAQPARRQLASSVVVAAVATLSALSLVRYYRVPKQPFSATLQYVERVRAADDLVLAIRPTWLGVHYYGEKQQLPLDRNYVEIGEVTTLDSVMAARGIRRVRLITTLEHVIEQSRPELMAKLYAGWQRDTTLAATIGGGAITVWSERARR, from the coding sequence ATGACGTCACGCGTGAACCGGGGCCTCCGCCTCGGTGTGAGCCTCGCGCTGCCGCTGGCGCTGGTGCTCAGCGCGCTGTTCATGCCCACGGCATGGTACGACACACTTCCGCGCACGCCCGACCTGCCCGCACGACCGATGCGCGGGACCACGCTGCTTCGCGCCATCCTGGCGCTGCAGGCAGTCATGACTGGGATATTGGCGCTGCGTGGCTGGCGATGGACACCGCTGCCGGATACGCTGCGCGCGACCGGATTCGCGCCGCGAACGGACGCGTACGACGTGAGCGAGAGCACCGCCCGTCGCTGGCTGCTGCTCATTACCCTCGTCGGGTTGGTACTGCGCGTGGCCGGGATCGGCGCCGATCTCTGGACTGACGAGTTGATGACCATCGATCAGACGGTGCCGATGTCATTCGGCGAGATCATCGGCAGCTACCAGTCGTCAAACAATCATCTGCTGATGTCTCTGCTTATCAAGGCGTCGGTCATGGTGTTTGGCGTGCACGAATGGTCCATACGAATGAGCACGGCGGCGTTTGGTATCGCGTCCATCACCGCACTGTATCGGGTCGCGCGTCTGGCCATGAGCCGACGCGCGAGCCTCGGCGCGTCACTGTTGCTGGCGGTGTCGTACCACCACGTGTTCTTCTCCCAGAATGCGCGCGGCTACGTGGCCTACGTGTTCTTCGCACTGCTCGCCACACGCGCACTCATCGACGCGCTACGTGACGACCACCTTTCTGATTGGGTCCAGTACGGCGCGGCAACCGTGCTTGGCATGATGGCACTGCTGAATGCGGCGTTCGTGATCGCCGCGCAGCTGCTGGTGGTGATCGTGGTCGCCTGGCAACGGTGGCGTCAGACCGGTCATATTGCGCCGCTCGTGTGGCGACTGGTCGGTGTCTACACCATCACCGGGCTCTGTTGCATCGGCGTGTATGCGGTGGCGTTGCCCGATGCGTACCTGTACATCACCTCGGCCTATACCCTTGGTCAGACCGGAGCCTCGGCGACGTCGAACGATCTGTTGCAGATGTTCGTGCGAGGCGTGCTGGAAGGCTTCGGGCCGGGCGTCGCGGCGGCCGCCATCCCGTTCCTGGCGCTGGCGACGGCTGGCTTCGTGGTGCTGTGGCGTCGACAGTGGGCGATGACCGCACTGCTGCTGCTCCCGGGCGTGCTCACCGCACTATTGCTCGCCTGGCGAGGCATGACCTTCTCGCCGCGCTTCTTTCTGCTCTGGTTGCCGCTGGCCGTACTCACCGCCGTCGTCACCATCGATGCCATCGCCGCGCGACTCTGGCGCGCGCAGCCGGCGCGGCGTCAGCTCGCTTCGTCCGTGGTCGTCGCCGCGGTCGCTACGCTCTCCGCGCTTTCGCTCGTACGCTACTACCGCGTGCCCAAGCAGCCGTTCAGCGCCACGCTGCAATACGTGGAGCGTGTACGCGCCGCCGACGATCTGGTGCTTGCCATCCGGCCCACGTGGCTGGGCGTGCACTACTACGGCGAGAAGCAACAGCTGCCGCTGGATCGCAATTACGTGGAGATCGGCGAGGTCACCACGCTGGATTCTGTCATGGCCGCGCGCGGCATACGCCGTGTTCGCCTGATCACGACGCTCGAACATGTGATCGAGCAGTCGCGCCCCGAACTCATGGCGAAACTGTACGCCGGCTGGCAGCGCGATACGACGCTCGCCGCCACCATCGGCGGCGGGGCGATCACGGTGTGGTCAGAGCGCGCGCGGCGTTGA
- a CDS encoding alkaline phosphatase family protein has translation MSQQHAAPPLVILAIDSADIELVTRWTESGHMPTLAGIMRAGCFLKIDGADLVNEMGSWISLHSGVAKTTHGFYSVRQLVPGTYTLMQTNAAVAKNAPPFWRFLRGGTKKAAIVDPPELDVIPDVPGVQLTNWAAHESERLWEMARSLPEHVLPEIRAKFGAGEKLATFAHRGTEEEDFADYQRALARIATKGLVCRDVIGRDDFDVIVATFFEAHTIGHRLWSYQPEFAPPNRLSNGLRDLYEAIDGELARTLADLSAEANVFIVSAYGMAGMYPTTGLMDAFLHQLDYQVPLRTEQLIAGQRFDPLTLLRRALPQPVRKWVSRFLPANVQERLIASDFAANTDWSRSVAFGIPNLYNGQIRLNVRGREPQGIVEPGAEYTALLDRIEADLTQLVDPKTGRPAVARVFRSADAFHVGIDHVLPDLFVEWEWAPHFMDEVLHPRAKLVQEPEHYHRSSFHRPTGFVAAAGPWIPHDTTTHTIDLRDLAPTFLAILDVPIPDTMTGHPLPYVRMPLRRPACATAPA, from the coding sequence ATGTCTCAACAGCATGCCGCACCGCCCCTCGTCATTCTCGCGATCGATTCGGCTGACATCGAGTTGGTGACGCGGTGGACCGAGTCCGGGCACATGCCGACGCTCGCCGGCATCATGCGGGCGGGCTGCTTTCTGAAGATCGACGGCGCCGACCTTGTGAACGAGATGGGCAGCTGGATCTCGCTGCACAGCGGGGTCGCGAAAACGACGCATGGTTTCTACAGCGTGCGACAGTTGGTGCCGGGCACCTACACGCTCATGCAGACCAACGCCGCCGTCGCCAAGAATGCCCCCCCATTCTGGCGCTTCCTGCGTGGCGGAACGAAGAAGGCCGCCATCGTCGATCCGCCGGAGCTCGATGTCATTCCCGATGTGCCGGGCGTGCAGCTCACCAATTGGGCCGCGCACGAATCCGAGCGGCTGTGGGAGATGGCCCGCTCACTCCCTGAGCATGTACTGCCCGAAATCCGCGCCAAGTTCGGCGCTGGGGAGAAGCTCGCGACCTTCGCGCACCGCGGCACCGAGGAAGAAGATTTCGCCGACTACCAGCGCGCCCTCGCCCGCATCGCCACTAAAGGACTCGTCTGTCGTGACGTGATCGGCCGCGACGACTTCGATGTGATCGTCGCCACATTCTTCGAGGCCCACACCATCGGGCATCGCCTCTGGTCGTATCAGCCGGAGTTCGCGCCACCCAACCGCTTGTCGAATGGACTGCGCGATCTGTACGAGGCGATCGACGGCGAACTCGCGCGCACGCTGGCCGATCTGTCCGCTGAGGCGAACGTGTTCATCGTGTCGGCCTACGGGATGGCTGGCATGTATCCCACCACAGGGCTGATGGATGCGTTCCTGCACCAGCTCGACTACCAGGTGCCGCTGCGCACCGAGCAGCTGATCGCCGGACAGCGCTTCGATCCGCTCACGCTCCTTCGTCGCGCCCTTCCGCAGCCGGTTCGGAAGTGGGTAAGTCGGTTCCTGCCGGCCAACGTGCAGGAGCGGCTCATCGCGAGCGACTTCGCGGCCAATACCGACTGGAGCCGCTCGGTTGCGTTCGGGATCCCGAATCTGTACAACGGGCAGATCCGCCTCAATGTGCGGGGACGCGAGCCACAGGGAATCGTCGAGCCGGGGGCCGAGTACACCGCGCTGCTGGATCGCATTGAAGCCGACCTGACGCAGCTGGTCGATCCGAAAACGGGACGTCCGGCGGTCGCCCGGGTGTTTCGCAGCGCCGACGCGTTCCACGTGGGTATCGATCACGTGTTGCCCGACCTCTTCGTCGAGTGGGAATGGGCACCGCATTTCATGGACGAGGTGCTGCACCCGAGGGCCAAGCTCGTACAGGAGCCGGAGCACTACCATCGCTCCAGCTTCCACCGCCCCACCGGATTCGTGGCCGCCGCCGGCCCCTGGATTCCGCACGACACGACCACGCACACGATCGATCTGCGCGATCTGGCGCCGACATTCCTGGCAATTCTCGATGTGCCGATCCCGGACACGATGACAGGACATCCTTTGCCGTATGTGCGGATGCCGCTGCGGCGACCAGCATGCGCCACCGCGCCCGCTTGA
- a CDS encoding 2'-5' RNA ligase family protein, producing MTDAGIARRRQLTLFVPHAGAGAIEEVRAQLDPVQHGLIPAHVTLCREDELAEHAGDVWRDRLAAATVAPVTLTFGAPVSFSGHGVMLPCIAGQPAFHVLRAQVLDTHAFC from the coding sequence ATGACCGACGCGGGAATCGCGCGACGACGTCAGCTCACCTTGTTCGTGCCGCACGCCGGCGCGGGCGCCATCGAGGAGGTCCGCGCGCAGCTCGACCCAGTGCAGCATGGACTGATTCCGGCCCATGTCACGCTCTGTCGCGAAGACGAGCTCGCAGAGCACGCCGGGGATGTCTGGCGCGACCGCCTCGCCGCCGCAACGGTCGCGCCGGTCACGCTTACCTTCGGGGCGCCGGTGTCGTTCTCAGGACATGGCGTCATGCTGCCATGCATTGCCGGCCAGCCTGCGTTCCATGTGCTCCGTGCCCAGGTGCTCGACACGCACGCGTTCTGCTGA
- a CDS encoding DinB family protein: MAHDPLRHLTSLRAHGEWADTKLVVAVQQVAGDATAVLRELAHVRGAQEVWLSRIEGRAATIPVWPAYSAVELERVGAVIDERMRHLFDTLTPDALAREIAYNNLQGLPFRTELGEILLHLLMHGQYHRGKANVALRDVGASAVGVDYIAWHREFGSSSPAL, translated from the coding sequence ATGGCACACGATCCTCTTCGACATCTCACGTCACTTCGCGCGCACGGTGAGTGGGCGGATACCAAACTCGTTGTCGCTGTGCAGCAGGTGGCCGGCGACGCGACGGCGGTGCTGCGTGAACTCGCCCATGTGCGCGGAGCGCAGGAAGTCTGGCTCTCGCGCATCGAGGGGCGAGCGGCGACGATACCGGTGTGGCCCGCGTATTCGGCGGTGGAGCTCGAGCGTGTGGGTGCGGTGATCGACGAGCGCATGCGCCACCTGTTCGACACGCTCACGCCCGACGCGTTGGCGCGGGAGATTGCGTACAACAACCTGCAGGGGCTGCCATTCCGCACCGAGCTTGGCGAAATCCTGCTGCACCTGCTCATGCACGGGCAGTATCATCGCGGCAAAGCGAATGTGGCGTTGCGCGACGTTGGAGCGAGCGCGGTCGGAGTGGACTACATCGCGTGGCATCGCGAGTTCGGATCGTCCTCGCCTGCGCTGTAG
- a CDS encoding aldolase/citrate lyase family protein → MFVPSERPPAPPATGATRLPPLYTEAGAKALAENPLLDYLFLNLEGAYDANAVRAMASGIKLSNVATRPTLLVRIPTIEDAGVDVTRARVKEVLSLGADGVVIPHVRSTAEARTAAAFFTEAGANVWSPANPKGTVIAMLMVEDKGAIAEVADIAAVKGYSLLSCGIGSLTRDMGGDAPGAEAACQRTRDLGAKAGMPSMMTATAGTNKDRIENGYRGLLLSGTADQATAIIRTGRPIAKRP, encoded by the coding sequence ATGTTCGTTCCCAGTGAGCGGCCACCGGCGCCACCAGCGACCGGCGCTACACGTCTCCCGCCGCTGTATACCGAAGCCGGTGCCAAGGCGCTCGCCGAGAATCCGCTCCTCGACTACCTCTTCCTCAATCTCGAGGGGGCGTACGACGCGAATGCCGTACGGGCGATGGCGAGTGGCATCAAGCTGAGCAACGTAGCCACGCGTCCCACCTTGCTCGTGCGTATTCCGACCATTGAAGACGCCGGCGTCGACGTCACGCGCGCCCGCGTGAAGGAAGTGCTCAGTCTCGGCGCCGACGGCGTGGTCATTCCGCATGTGCGCAGCACGGCTGAGGCACGCACCGCGGCAGCGTTCTTCACCGAGGCCGGCGCCAACGTCTGGTCACCTGCCAATCCGAAGGGCACCGTGATCGCGATGCTGATGGTGGAAGACAAAGGCGCCATCGCCGAGGTCGCCGACATCGCGGCCGTGAAGGGCTACAGCTTGCTGTCGTGCGGCATCGGCAGTCTCACCCGCGATATGGGCGGTGACGCGCCGGGCGCCGAGGCGGCATGCCAGCGTACGCGTGACCTGGGAGCGAAGGCGGGAATGCCGAGCATGATGACGGCCACGGCTGGCACGAACAAAGACCGGATCGAGAATGGCTACCGCGGGCTGCTCCTGTCCGGCACGGCCGACCAGGCCACGGCCATCATCCGCACCGGACGGCCGATCGCGAAGCGCCCGTAA
- a CDS encoding NmrA/HSCARG family protein, protein MSDKKIIAVFGATGAQGGGLARAIAADASGEFVARAITRNPHSDKARALAAEGIEVVAGDIDDASTLGAALAGAYGAFCVTNFWEHFSAEREGVQATNMARATKAAGVQHVIWSTLEDTRKWIPLDDTRMPTLHGHFKCPHFDSKGAVDAVFASEGAPTTYMMVAFYWDNLIHFGMGPRANEAGELVMALPLGGAELPGIGAEDIGRCAYGIFKEGPSTIGQRIGIAGESLSGEDMAAKLGKAIGRPVRFFDVPFDTYRGLGFPGAEDLGNMFQFQQILGEEFQRYRDAARSRQLYAGLLDFDAWLVKYAATIPIG, encoded by the coding sequence ATGAGTGACAAGAAGATCATCGCGGTGTTCGGCGCCACCGGCGCGCAGGGCGGCGGACTCGCCCGCGCGATTGCCGCCGACGCGAGCGGCGAGTTCGTGGCCCGCGCCATCACGCGCAATCCACATTCGGACAAGGCCAGGGCGCTCGCCGCCGAAGGCATCGAAGTCGTGGCTGGCGACATCGACGACGCGTCGACGCTTGGCGCCGCGCTCGCGGGCGCGTACGGCGCGTTTTGCGTCACGAACTTCTGGGAGCACTTCTCCGCCGAGCGCGAAGGCGTGCAGGCCACGAACATGGCGCGCGCTACCAAAGCCGCCGGGGTGCAGCATGTGATCTGGTCGACGCTCGAAGACACGCGCAAGTGGATCCCGCTGGACGACACGCGCATGCCGACGTTGCACGGCCACTTCAAGTGCCCGCACTTCGACTCGAAGGGCGCGGTCGATGCCGTGTTCGCGAGTGAAGGCGCGCCCACCACGTACATGATGGTCGCGTTTTACTGGGACAATCTCATCCACTTCGGCATGGGACCGCGCGCCAACGAAGCGGGCGAGCTGGTGATGGCGCTGCCGTTGGGCGGCGCGGAGCTGCCCGGCATCGGCGCCGAAGATATCGGTCGCTGCGCCTACGGCATCTTCAAGGAAGGACCAAGCACCATCGGTCAGCGCATCGGCATTGCCGGCGAGTCGTTGAGCGGCGAAGACATGGCGGCAAAGCTCGGCAAGGCCATCGGTCGCCCGGTGCGCTTCTTCGACGTGCCGTTCGACACGTATCGCGGACTCGGTTTCCCGGGCGCTGAAGACCTCGGCAACATGTTCCAGTTCCAGCAGATTCTGGGCGAAGAGTTCCAGCGCTACCGCGACGCGGCGCGTTCGCGGCAGCTGTATGCCGGACTGCTCGATTTCGATGCGTGGCTGGTGAAGTACGCGGCGACCATTCCGATTGGTTGA